The following are from one region of the Odontesthes bonariensis isolate fOdoBon6 chromosome 12, fOdoBon6.hap1, whole genome shotgun sequence genome:
- the LOC142396590 gene encoding uncharacterized protein LOC142396590 isoform X1, whose amino-acid sequence MSLSAGGMVDFSRYLGINKILLCCIFWMFWPSEANKISKMTGSTVTLYCSNKSANTLSQLTWTMNGENLFTYMLQFNNSIHSSEKATSLNLEKPNSNYSELTIARAQKYHAGNYTCETTTQTGIHQENWELVITEEPKNLEKNLIVVAVAVPCVCFMTFISVFIILRCVRKQPENRTQSAPAEMQQQTEEVYENCLEIQRQALAYGNKHSTR is encoded by the exons ATGTCACTCAGTGCAG GCGGGATGGTGGACTTCTCTAGATATTTGGGCATCAACAAGATTTTGTTATGCTGCATCTTCTGGATGTTTTGGCCATCAG aggcAAATAAAATCTCAAAGATGACGGGCAGCACGGTCACGCTGTACTGTAGCAACAAATCGGCCAACACGCTCAGTCAACTGACGTGGACAATGAATGGAGAAAACCTGTTTACCTACATGCTGCAATTTAATAATAGTATACACAGCAGTGAAAAAGCTACCAGCCTGAATTTAGAAAAGCCAAATTCTAATTATAGTGAACTCACTATAGCAAGGGCCCAGAAGTACCATGCTGGAAACTACACATGTGAGACGACCACACAGACAGGAATCCATCAAGAGAATTGGGAGCTTGTAATTACAG AAGAGCCAAAAAACcttgaaaaaaacctgatcGTTGTAGCAGTTGCTGTTCCCTGTGTTTGTTTTATGACCTTTATATCCGTTTTCATCATTCTGAGATGTGTCCGCAAACAACCCGA AAATAGGACTCAATCGGCTCCTGCTGAAATG cagcagcaaactgaaGAGGTCTATGAAAACTGCCTGGAAATTCAGCGACAAGCTCTGGCGTACGGGAACAAACACAGCACCCGATGA
- the LOC142396590 gene encoding uncharacterized protein LOC142396590 isoform X3, which produces MTGSTVTLYCSNKSANTLSQLTWTMNGENLFTYMLQFNNSIHSSEKATSLNLEKPNSNYSELTIARAQKYHAGNYTCETTTQTGIHQENWELVITEEPKNLEKNLIVVAVAVPCVCFMTFISVFIILRCVRKQPENRTQSAPAEMQQQTEEVYENCLEIQRQALAYGNKHSTR; this is translated from the exons ATGACGGGCAGCACGGTCACGCTGTACTGTAGCAACAAATCGGCCAACACGCTCAGTCAACTGACGTGGACAATGAATGGAGAAAACCTGTTTACCTACATGCTGCAATTTAATAATAGTATACACAGCAGTGAAAAAGCTACCAGCCTGAATTTAGAAAAGCCAAATTCTAATTATAGTGAACTCACTATAGCAAGGGCCCAGAAGTACCATGCTGGAAACTACACATGTGAGACGACCACACAGACAGGAATCCATCAAGAGAATTGGGAGCTTGTAATTACAG AAGAGCCAAAAAACcttgaaaaaaacctgatcGTTGTAGCAGTTGCTGTTCCCTGTGTTTGTTTTATGACCTTTATATCCGTTTTCATCATTCTGAGATGTGTCCGCAAACAACCCGA AAATAGGACTCAATCGGCTCCTGCTGAAATG cagcagcaaactgaaGAGGTCTATGAAAACTGCCTGGAAATTCAGCGACAAGCTCTGGCGTACGGGAACAAACACAGCACCCGATGA
- the LOC142396590 gene encoding uncharacterized protein LOC142396590 isoform X2: protein MSLSAEANKISKMTGSTVTLYCSNKSANTLSQLTWTMNGENLFTYMLQFNNSIHSSEKATSLNLEKPNSNYSELTIARAQKYHAGNYTCETTTQTGIHQENWELVITEEPKNLEKNLIVVAVAVPCVCFMTFISVFIILRCVRKQPENRTQSAPAEMQQQTEEVYENCLEIQRQALAYGNKHSTR, encoded by the exons ATGTCACTCAGTGCAG aggcAAATAAAATCTCAAAGATGACGGGCAGCACGGTCACGCTGTACTGTAGCAACAAATCGGCCAACACGCTCAGTCAACTGACGTGGACAATGAATGGAGAAAACCTGTTTACCTACATGCTGCAATTTAATAATAGTATACACAGCAGTGAAAAAGCTACCAGCCTGAATTTAGAAAAGCCAAATTCTAATTATAGTGAACTCACTATAGCAAGGGCCCAGAAGTACCATGCTGGAAACTACACATGTGAGACGACCACACAGACAGGAATCCATCAAGAGAATTGGGAGCTTGTAATTACAG AAGAGCCAAAAAACcttgaaaaaaacctgatcGTTGTAGCAGTTGCTGTTCCCTGTGTTTGTTTTATGACCTTTATATCCGTTTTCATCATTCTGAGATGTGTCCGCAAACAACCCGA AAATAGGACTCAATCGGCTCCTGCTGAAATG cagcagcaaactgaaGAGGTCTATGAAAACTGCCTGGAAATTCAGCGACAAGCTCTGGCGTACGGGAACAAACACAGCACCCGATGA